A part of Natronorubrum sediminis genomic DNA contains:
- a CDS encoding DJ-1/PfpI family protein has translation MADTTAEIVLFDGFDELDAIGPYEVFENAAQAGAALETSLVTLEESDFVTASHDLRVETQGTLDQPDILVVPGGGWTTANEGVRAVVDDGELSDAVDERFTNGATVASVCTGAMVLAEADLLEGRPAATHPVAEDDLASHAANVVDERVVDDGDVLTAGGVTSGLDLALWLVEREFGEDVSSTVSEEMAYERDEIFG, from the coding sequence ATGGCCGACACCACCGCAGAAATCGTGTTATTCGACGGCTTCGACGAACTCGACGCGATCGGTCCCTACGAGGTGTTCGAAAACGCCGCCCAGGCTGGCGCGGCCCTCGAGACGAGCCTCGTCACGCTCGAGGAATCCGACTTCGTGACGGCGAGTCACGACCTGCGCGTCGAGACACAGGGGACCCTCGACCAGCCCGATATCCTTGTCGTTCCTGGCGGCGGGTGGACGACTGCAAACGAGGGTGTTCGGGCCGTTGTCGACGACGGCGAGTTGTCGGACGCCGTCGACGAGCGCTTCACGAACGGTGCGACGGTCGCCTCGGTCTGTACCGGCGCGATGGTGCTGGCCGAGGCGGATTTACTCGAGGGCCGTCCCGCGGCGACCCACCCCGTTGCCGAGGACGACCTCGCATCCCACGCCGCGAACGTGGTCGACGAGCGGGTCGTGGACGACGGCGACGTGCTGACCGCAGGCGGCGTCACGTCCGGCCTCGACCTAGCGCTGTGGCTCGTCGAACGAGAATTTGGTGAGGACGTCTCGAGTACGGTGAGCGAAGAGATGGCCTACGAGCGCGACGAGATTTTCGGCTGA
- a CDS encoding PhnD/SsuA/transferrin family substrate-binding protein, whose product MPEHTRGGSGTRRTFLKTTGAISLAGLAGCLSETDHGIRFILNPAEEQTDIVEEYTPMKEYLEDETGEEIDLEPAGSYVETLEALETEQGELADTSPTGVPGGDGFADVIGMRTAFGGNQYFSTIVTLPDSDIEELADLDGEQIAVGAQLSVSGTLVPALMLQDAGLDIGDFPNTQDAPDLDINVADDHDTARQQLEDDPDIVAATTGAFASAPQIPQEQFDEYEEFVEHSAEYEGAGSDIDDDDNPELRLLDVSESLTRAPIMARSNWDDPARDEIEQALIDAEEEDLIPEGTDEDLELWFTGIDEADRDDYEYVDEVFDDLGLEFEDFDDED is encoded by the coding sequence ATGCCGGAACACACGCGCGGTGGGAGTGGCACGCGACGAACGTTTTTGAAAACGACTGGTGCAATCTCGCTCGCCGGACTGGCGGGTTGTTTGAGCGAAACCGACCACGGAATTCGGTTCATCCTCAACCCGGCTGAAGAGCAGACCGACATCGTCGAAGAGTACACGCCGATGAAGGAGTACCTCGAGGACGAAACCGGCGAGGAGATCGACCTCGAGCCGGCGGGAAGCTACGTCGAAACGCTCGAAGCGCTCGAGACCGAGCAGGGAGAGCTCGCCGACACCTCGCCGACGGGCGTCCCCGGCGGAGACGGGTTCGCGGACGTCATCGGGATGCGAACGGCGTTCGGCGGGAATCAGTACTTCTCGACGATCGTGACGCTTCCAGACAGCGATATCGAGGAACTCGCAGACCTCGACGGCGAGCAGATCGCCGTCGGAGCCCAACTCTCGGTGAGCGGAACGCTCGTGCCGGCGCTGATGCTGCAGGACGCAGGCCTCGATATCGGCGATTTCCCGAACACGCAGGACGCGCCCGATCTGGACATCAACGTCGCTGACGATCACGATACGGCGCGCCAACAGTTAGAGGACGATCCGGACATCGTCGCGGCGACGACGGGTGCATTCGCATCCGCGCCACAGATTCCACAGGAGCAGTTCGACGAGTACGAGGAGTTCGTCGAACACTCGGCCGAGTACGAGGGTGCCGGCAGCGACATCGACGACGACGACAATCCAGAACTGCGACTGCTCGACGTCTCGGAATCGCTGACTCGAGCCCCGATCATGGCTCGAAGCAACTGGGACGATCCAGCCCGCGACGAGATCGAACAGGCGCTGATCGACGCCGAAGAGGAGGACCTCATTCCGGAGGGAACCGACGAAGACCTCGAACTCTGGTTTACGGGTATCGACGAAGCCGACCGCGACGACTACGAGTACGTCGACGAGGTCTTCGACGACCTCGGCCTCGAGTTCGAGGACTTCGACGACGAGGACTAA
- a CDS encoding fumarylacetoacetate hydrolase family protein, with protein MRLGQYTTTNAEQPWCGARTDDETVVNLAEAGAAAGVDLPRQSTELLAGWEWQQKAQLALEHAVETGTGVYDLDDLDQHAPVGDPQKVVCVGLNYRDHAEEGDNPIPDEPVLFSKFPTTVTGPGSTISWDPNLTEKVDYEAELVVVIGTEARRVDEDEALEHVAGYLVGNDISARDLQHGDGQWVRGKSLDGFAPIGPELVTADEVSDPHDLEIWAEVNGERLQESTTDNLIFGIDELVSFCSQAFTLEPGDLIFTGTPPGVGVYREPPVLLEDGDEVTIGIDELGELTNTCAFDN; from the coding sequence ATGCGACTCGGACAATACACGACGACGAACGCGGAACAGCCCTGGTGTGGCGCCAGAACCGACGACGAGACGGTCGTCAACCTCGCCGAGGCGGGCGCTGCCGCCGGCGTCGACTTGCCCCGGCAAAGCACCGAACTGCTAGCCGGTTGGGAGTGGCAGCAGAAGGCCCAACTGGCCCTCGAGCACGCCGTGGAGACGGGAACCGGCGTCTACGACCTCGACGATCTGGACCAGCACGCTCCCGTAGGCGATCCGCAGAAGGTCGTCTGCGTCGGACTCAACTACCGCGATCACGCCGAGGAGGGTGACAACCCGATCCCCGACGAACCCGTGCTCTTCTCGAAGTTTCCGACGACCGTGACCGGCCCCGGGAGCACGATTTCCTGGGATCCCAACCTCACCGAGAAGGTCGACTACGAGGCCGAACTCGTCGTCGTCATCGGAACGGAAGCCCGCCGCGTCGACGAAGACGAGGCCCTCGAGCACGTGGCGGGCTACCTCGTCGGTAACGACATCTCGGCTCGTGACCTCCAACACGGCGACGGCCAGTGGGTTCGGGGGAAGAGCCTCGACGGCTTCGCCCCGATTGGGCCAGAACTCGTGACCGCGGATGAAGTGTCAGACCCTCACGACCTCGAGATCTGGGCCGAGGTGAACGGTGAGCGCTTACAGGAGTCGACCACTGACAACCTCATCTTCGGGATCGACGAGTTGGTGTCATTCTGCAGCCAGGCGTTCACCCTCGAGCCGGGCGATCTCATCTTCACCGGCACGCCACCGGGTGTCGGCGTCTACCGGGAGCCCCCTGTCTTGCTCGAGGACGGCGACGAGGTGACGATCGGAATCGACGAACTCGGCGAGTTGACGAACACCTGCGCGTTCGACAACTAA
- a CDS encoding AAA family ATPase codes for MTRPTLLVYCGLPGVGKSMASSYTADRFPATRYRSDAVRKQLFSDPSYTADESAATYEELLSRGRNTLEADEHVVLDATFQSKETRDAAATVAAEADAEIRFVHVTCALEVVKERIESRTETISDAEFEQHMLLRESFDPLEREHVVIDNSETIEETHDQLERLVL; via the coding sequence GTGACTCGCCCCACGCTCCTCGTCTACTGCGGGCTCCCGGGCGTCGGCAAGTCGATGGCGTCGTCGTACACGGCGGATCGATTCCCGGCGACGCGATATCGCAGTGACGCGGTTCGAAAACAGCTGTTCTCCGACCCGTCGTACACCGCCGATGAGAGCGCCGCGACGTACGAGGAACTCCTCTCGCGCGGACGTAACACCCTCGAGGCCGACGAACACGTCGTCCTCGACGCGACGTTCCAGTCGAAAGAGACCCGCGATGCGGCGGCGACCGTCGCAGCGGAGGCCGATGCCGAAATCCGCTTCGTTCACGTGACCTGTGCACTCGAGGTCGTCAAAGAGCGAATCGAGAGTCGGACGGAGACGATCAGCGACGCCGAATTCGAACAGCACATGCTCCTCCGAGAGTCGTTCGATCCGCTCGAGCGAGAACACGTCGTGATCGACAACTCGGAGACGATCGAGGAAACGCACGACCAACTCGAGCGACTGGTACTGTAG
- a CDS encoding WD40/YVTN/BNR-like repeat-containing protein — translation MPLLIGTDDGLYRVESVPFEREEAERVLECGVVTALRSWGHTDGVFVASSSGAYRSLDGGETWEDLGVPLGDRFWHAGESEVWSILATADGALYAGTNDPYIYRSVDEGESWSELKGFRDLPSRGHWESPIDPHYARLRALETVPGRPEQLIAGVEAGGIHLSEDGGQTWIDRRETIVDDVHQILPITEDVWLATAGYLDINLENLGLGHAVGEGGLHRTTDGGETWTRLDQGNDFSYIRCVFVHDGTVFFCGGEEAPPAWVDDDHEVALFESTNFGRDFERVSFPGEPHEIIEAWAVHDGDVICGSGLFDVPDQRDDVDGRIMRRTDAGEYETVGRVGANVGRLEVIDSGSEGER, via the coding sequence ATGCCACTGTTGATCGGGACAGATGACGGTCTGTACCGAGTCGAAAGCGTGCCGTTCGAGCGTGAGGAGGCCGAACGCGTCCTCGAGTGTGGCGTCGTCACCGCGCTCCGGTCGTGGGGCCACACCGACGGCGTCTTCGTCGCGTCCTCGAGCGGAGCCTACCGGTCGCTCGACGGCGGAGAGACGTGGGAGGACCTCGGCGTGCCGCTGGGCGATCGCTTCTGGCACGCCGGCGAGAGCGAGGTGTGGTCGATCCTCGCGACCGCGGACGGCGCGCTCTACGCCGGAACGAACGACCCCTACATCTACCGCTCAGTCGACGAGGGCGAGTCGTGGTCGGAGCTGAAGGGATTCCGTGACCTACCGTCTCGAGGCCACTGGGAGTCGCCGATCGATCCCCACTACGCGCGCTTGCGCGCGCTCGAGACCGTGCCGGGACGACCCGAGCAACTGATCGCCGGCGTCGAAGCCGGCGGGATCCACCTGAGCGAGGACGGTGGGCAGACATGGATCGATCGCCGCGAGACCATCGTCGACGACGTCCACCAGATCCTGCCGATTACCGAGGACGTCTGGTTGGCGACGGCGGGGTACCTCGACATCAACCTCGAGAACCTTGGACTCGGCCACGCGGTCGGCGAGGGCGGCCTCCACCGGACGACCGACGGCGGCGAGACGTGGACTCGTCTCGATCAGGGCAACGACTTCTCGTACATCCGCTGCGTGTTCGTCCACGACGGGACCGTCTTCTTCTGTGGCGGCGAGGAGGCCCCGCCAGCGTGGGTCGACGACGACCACGAGGTCGCGCTGTTCGAGTCGACGAACTTCGGCCGCGACTTCGAACGGGTCTCGTTCCCCGGCGAACCACACGAGATTATCGAAGCGTGGGCCGTCCACGACGGGGACGTCATCTGCGGATCAGGGCTCTTCGACGTGCCCGACCAGCGCGACGACGTCGACGGGCGGATCATGCGTCGGACGGATGCTGGCGAGTACGAGACGGTCGGCCGCGTCGGAGCCAACGTCGGCCGACTCGAGGTAATTGATTCGGGTTCGGAGGGGGAACGATGA
- a CDS encoding DoxX family protein encodes MTDRTTQADPPSFVGRALYSGILAYMAIDGFQNNEKRVEVAREKGVPAPDVLVPFVTGMLFVANVGILLWKFPRASAGALIVFFLGTTPGIHDFWTMDGEERQANKINFLKNVALLGGALLLLEQAGSRSE; translated from the coding sequence ATGACGGATCGGACCACGCAAGCCGATCCACCCTCGTTCGTCGGCCGGGCACTCTACAGCGGGATTCTGGCCTACATGGCCATCGACGGCTTCCAGAACAACGAGAAGCGCGTCGAGGTCGCTAGAGAGAAGGGCGTTCCCGCGCCAGACGTCCTCGTTCCGTTCGTCACGGGCATGCTCTTCGTCGCGAACGTCGGAATCTTGCTCTGGAAGTTCCCGCGGGCGTCCGCCGGCGCGCTCATCGTCTTCTTCCTCGGGACGACGCCCGGCATTCACGACTTCTGGACGATGGACGGCGAGGAACGCCAAGCGAACAAGATTAACTTCCTCAAGAACGTCGCTCTGCTCGGTGGCGCACTGTTGCTCCTCGAGCAGGCTGGATCTCGAAGCGAGTGA
- a CDS encoding Lrp/AsnC family transcriptional regulator, with protein MIRAFVLIDVAAEMPDSVCRAVRDSDDVLEAHVVAGDFDVIADLEGDDPHDVLTTVTSDIRPLEGVGTTRTYICLD; from the coding sequence ATGATTCGCGCATTCGTGTTGATCGACGTTGCGGCTGAAATGCCCGATTCGGTATGTCGAGCCGTCCGCGACAGCGACGACGTCCTCGAGGCCCACGTCGTCGCGGGTGACTTCGACGTGATTGCCGACCTCGAGGGCGACGACCCACACGACGTTCTCACGACGGTCACCTCAGACATTCGGCCGCTCGAGGGCGTTGGGACGACTCGGACGTACATCTGCCTCGACTGA
- a CDS encoding MazG nucleotide pyrophosphohydrolase domain-containing protein, producing MDEQQTVATFVDEYGLETPPEFRLLDLVSEVGELGKDANTSTGYGDVPAELTLESDEIGDVLFALLALADSLEIDAGEALEEALEKYEQRLDGRETPGSGE from the coding sequence ATGGACGAACAACAGACAGTTGCCACGTTCGTCGACGAGTACGGCCTCGAGACGCCTCCCGAGTTCCGACTGCTCGACCTCGTCTCGGAGGTCGGCGAACTCGGAAAGGACGCGAACACGTCGACCGGCTACGGGGACGTTCCAGCGGAACTGACCCTCGAGTCGGACGAGATCGGCGACGTGCTCTTTGCACTGCTCGCGCTGGCCGACTCGCTCGAGATCGACGCCGGCGAGGCACTCGAGGAGGCGCTGGAAAAGTACGAGCAGCGACTGGACGGACGCGAGACGCCCGGTTCGGGCGAGTAG
- a CDS encoding TetR/AcrR family transcriptional regulator: MSDAREGESTADTKEVIMEATFRALSEHGYKDLRMRDIGEEMDLTRQVIHYHFDGKYDLLSSFLEHVIEQYEGSVEVEDDADPRTELDARIDQCLFGPEFEEFSHWDRMKVYHELYTYAQNDGEHRKIFTDHYDRIRGSIVDVIETGIEQGAFRAVDAELMGQLVTDVIHAARGRRISLGHEDAPAEARAAIDEFILDSLYAEG, encoded by the coding sequence ATGAGCGATGCTCGAGAGGGGGAGTCCACCGCGGACACCAAGGAGGTGATCATGGAAGCGACGTTCCGTGCGCTGAGCGAGCACGGCTACAAGGACCTCCGAATGCGCGACATCGGCGAGGAAATGGACCTGACGCGGCAGGTAATCCACTATCACTTCGACGGCAAGTACGACCTCCTCTCGTCCTTTTTAGAACACGTCATCGAGCAGTACGAGGGAAGCGTGGAAGTCGAGGATGACGCCGACCCGCGCACGGAACTCGACGCGCGGATCGACCAGTGCCTGTTCGGCCCGGAGTTCGAGGAGTTCTCCCACTGGGATCGGATGAAAGTCTACCACGAACTGTACACATACGCCCAGAACGACGGCGAACACCGGAAAATCTTCACCGACCACTACGACCGAATTCGCGGGAGTATCGTCGACGTCATCGAGACGGGCATCGAGCAGGGTGCGTTCCGGGCCGTCGACGCCGAACTGATGGGCCAACTCGTGACGGACGTTATCCACGCCGCACGCGGCCGACGCATCTCGCTCGGCCACGAGGACGCCCCGGCGGAGGCTCGAGCGGCCATCGACGAGTTCATCCTCGACTCGCTGTACGCAGAGGGGTAA
- a CDS encoding HD domain-containing protein has product MTMIKDSVHDYIELGPTAEALLDTAAMQRLRSIRQLSTVQLVYPSANHTRFEHSLGVYHLASRAVDRLELEADLAKRLRAAALVHDVGHGPFGHQTEAAIERHLGRHHDEIEWFLTDSDLGDTLEAQGLDPEAVAATVDGRGPFGELVSGPLDVDRLDYLVRDAHHTGVPYGTIDHARLLYSLQTVDGTLALEADDVATAESALIARTLMNATVYRHHVSRIAGAMLDRASERLLADGAVEAERFARLTDAELLATLEDHAPTAEFSTRLRERRLYKRAVWTRRDGVADRFVGLEYDRTRALEREIADVAGVDPAAVIVDSPSEPSSPESRARIVVDGELRRLEERSSLVAGLDACASEIWRLGVYARPDDLEAVREAASSVLEVEADVVP; this is encoded by the coding sequence ATGACGATGATCAAGGACAGCGTCCACGACTACATCGAACTCGGTCCGACTGCCGAGGCGCTCCTCGACACCGCAGCGATGCAACGACTGCGGTCGATCCGCCAGTTGAGCACGGTTCAACTCGTCTATCCCTCCGCGAACCACACTCGCTTCGAGCACAGCCTCGGCGTCTACCACCTCGCCTCGCGCGCCGTCGACCGACTGGAACTCGAGGCCGACCTCGCCAAGCGCCTGCGCGCCGCGGCGCTGGTCCACGACGTCGGCCACGGTCCCTTCGGCCACCAAACCGAAGCCGCCATCGAGCGTCACCTCGGGCGTCACCACGACGAGATCGAGTGGTTCTTGACCGACAGCGATCTCGGAGACACCCTCGAGGCGCAGGGTCTCGACCCGGAAGCCGTCGCGGCGACCGTCGACGGCCGGGGCCCCTTCGGCGAACTCGTCTCCGGCCCGCTCGACGTCGACCGACTCGATTACCTCGTCCGAGACGCCCACCACACGGGAGTTCCCTACGGCACCATCGATCACGCGCGATTGCTGTACTCGCTCCAGACCGTCGACGGGACGCTCGCCCTCGAGGCGGACGACGTCGCAACCGCCGAGAGCGCGCTGATCGCCCGGACGCTGATGAACGCGACCGTCTACCGCCATCACGTCTCGCGAATCGCGGGTGCGATGCTCGATCGTGCGAGCGAGCGACTCCTCGCCGACGGAGCGGTCGAGGCCGAACGGTTCGCCCGACTGACCGACGCCGAACTGCTCGCGACCCTCGAGGACCACGCACCGACGGCCGAGTTTTCGACCCGTCTGCGCGAACGCCGACTCTACAAGCGGGCGGTCTGGACCCGACGCGACGGCGTTGCCGACCGATTCGTCGGCCTCGAGTACGACCGGACGCGCGCCCTCGAGCGCGAAATCGCCGACGTAGCCGGCGTCGATCCCGCTGCGGTCATCGTCGACAGTCCGTCCGAACCGAGTTCGCCCGAATCCCGGGCCCGAATCGTCGTGGACGGCGAACTCCGGCGACTCGAGGAACGATCGTCGCTGGTCGCCGGATTGGATGCCTGTGCCAGCGAAATCTGGCGACTGGGCGTCTACGCGCGACCGGACGACCTCGAGGCCGTCCGGGAGGCGGCCTCGTCGGTGCTCGAGGTCGAGGCCGACGTGGTTCCGTAG
- a CDS encoding amidohydrolase family protein produces the protein MARTIIRHGTVVSLDPEIGQVDDADILIEDGEIVEIGAGLSAENAEVIDASDHIVIPGFVDSHIHLAQTQVRGIAGDWSLMGDYFDDMLGNITGLYQPEDMYLGGLFGALEKLYTGTTTVLDWSYPNTPEHAERAVDALQDTGVRAVYTYGPPGDDAATWWFESDVGLPEQQIREFDAEKIEDDDLLTLALGLRGPDFCTDETARGDLELARELDALATLHMGAACWPSSVYGDDYQGFGCLEDMLGPDVNVAHGNHFSQEDIDHAVEQEVSFSSTPEVEMQMGHGIPVTEKVIEAGGRPTWGVDVCSDISGDMTSQMRIGLQVQRMFENQAILEGDEEVTELQTTARDTLEMATIEGARALNLEDEIGTLTPGKRADIVMIRTDDFMTAPSHNPIQTVVFQSDTSHIDTVLVDGEPVKQDGELLNPLVEEEFDRFVASGERLIDEAGIDLE, from the coding sequence ATGGCACGTACGATCATACGACACGGGACGGTCGTCTCGCTCGATCCGGAGATCGGACAAGTAGACGACGCGGATATCCTGATCGAGGACGGGGAAATCGTCGAAATCGGAGCGGGGCTATCCGCGGAGAACGCGGAAGTCATCGACGCGAGCGACCACATCGTGATTCCCGGGTTCGTCGACTCGCACATCCACCTCGCACAGACGCAGGTACGGGGTATCGCCGGGGACTGGTCGCTCATGGGCGACTACTTCGACGATATGCTCGGCAACATCACCGGGCTCTACCAGCCCGAAGACATGTACCTCGGCGGCCTCTTCGGCGCGCTGGAGAAACTCTATACGGGGACGACCACGGTCTTGGATTGGTCGTATCCCAACACGCCCGAACACGCCGAACGGGCCGTCGACGCGCTACAGGATACCGGGGTGCGCGCAGTGTACACCTACGGCCCGCCGGGTGACGACGCGGCGACGTGGTGGTTCGAGAGCGACGTCGGTCTCCCCGAACAGCAAATCCGCGAGTTCGACGCCGAGAAGATCGAAGACGACGACCTGCTCACCCTCGCACTCGGGTTGCGAGGGCCGGATTTCTGTACCGACGAGACCGCCCGCGGCGATCTGGAACTGGCCCGGGAACTCGACGCCCTCGCCACGCTTCACATGGGCGCTGCATGTTGGCCGTCCTCGGTCTACGGCGACGACTACCAGGGCTTTGGCTGCCTCGAGGACATGCTCGGCCCGGACGTCAACGTCGCCCACGGGAACCACTTCTCCCAGGAGGACATCGACCACGCCGTCGAGCAAGAGGTCTCCTTTTCGTCTACTCCGGAAGTGGAAATGCAGATGGGCCACGGCATCCCCGTCACCGAAAAGGTCATAGAGGCCGGTGGCCGGCCGACGTGGGGCGTCGACGTCTGCTCGGACATAAGCGGCGACATGACCAGCCAGATGCGGATCGGCCTGCAAGTCCAGCGGATGTTCGAGAACCAGGCGATCCTCGAGGGAGACGAGGAAGTCACGGAACTCCAGACCACTGCACGAGACACCCTCGAGATGGCCACCATCGAGGGGGCGAGAGCCCTGAACCTGGAGGACGAGATCGGGACGCTCACGCCGGGCAAGCGCGCGGACATCGTGATGATTCGGACGGACGACTTCATGACCGCGCCGAGTCACAACCCGATTCAGACCGTCGTCTTCCAGTCCGACACCTCTCACATCGACACCGTGCTCGTCGATGGCGAACCCGTCAAGCAAGACGGCGAACTGCTCAATCCGCTCGTCGAGGAGGAGTTCGACCGCTTCGTCGCGTCCGGTGAGCGACTGATCGACGAGGCCGGAATCGACCTCGAGTAA
- a CDS encoding CaiB/BaiF CoA transferase family protein — MSERDKILEGVTVLDLSTFVTGGFCSAMLANQGAEVLKIEQPGYGDAIRHSGPPFIEGESPYYWTVNYGKKSLELDLKNPRAKEALYELVEETDIFIQNFRPGTAERLEVDYDTIAQHNEDIIYLAISAFGQTGPWRERAGYDLLIQGMGGIMDVTGEEGRQPVKTGLPMTDLITSMWASFGAMTALYRRERTGDGEYIDLGMLESTLPWLTKQAGQVFAGNETRRMGTKDPVLAPYQTFETKDGFLNVCILNEKLWGELCEALERPDLPEDDRFETNADRVDHLAELEAEIEATLGTKTTDEWIEIIAEDAGVPAGPVYDVEEALTNPQVEARGTITELEHPELGTVPVIEHPLKFDRAETGFDRAPPLLGEHNRDVFRDLGYTEAELDELAEEGVFGTREEE, encoded by the coding sequence ATGAGCGAACGCGATAAAATTCTCGAGGGAGTCACCGTGCTGGATCTCTCGACGTTCGTTACCGGCGGGTTCTGCTCGGCGATGCTCGCGAATCAGGGAGCGGAGGTACTCAAAATTGAACAACCCGGATACGGGGACGCGATTCGCCACTCTGGACCGCCGTTTATCGAAGGCGAGTCGCCATATTACTGGACCGTCAACTACGGAAAGAAGAGTCTCGAACTCGACCTGAAAAACCCGCGAGCGAAGGAGGCGTTGTACGAACTCGTCGAGGAGACCGACATCTTCATCCAGAACTTCCGGCCGGGCACCGCAGAGCGACTTGAGGTCGATTACGACACGATCGCACAACACAACGAGGACATCATCTACCTCGCGATTTCCGCGTTCGGACAGACCGGCCCGTGGCGAGAGCGAGCGGGCTACGACCTGCTCATACAGGGGATGGGGGGGATCATGGACGTGACCGGCGAGGAAGGTCGCCAACCCGTCAAAACGGGGCTACCGATGACGGATCTCATCACTTCGATGTGGGCATCTTTCGGGGCGATGACGGCACTCTACCGGCGAGAACGGACCGGCGACGGCGAGTACATTGACCTCGGGATGCTCGAGTCGACGCTTCCCTGGCTCACTAAACAGGCCGGACAGGTCTTCGCGGGCAACGAGACGCGGCGGATGGGGACGAAAGATCCGGTGCTCGCACCGTATCAAACGTTCGAGACCAAAGACGGGTTTCTCAACGTCTGTATCCTCAACGAGAAGCTCTGGGGTGAGCTGTGTGAGGCACTCGAGCGACCCGACCTCCCCGAGGACGACCGATTCGAGACGAACGCCGACCGCGTCGACCACTTAGCGGAGTTAGAAGCCGAAATCGAAGCCACGCTCGGGACGAAGACGACCGACGAGTGGATCGAGATTATCGCCGAGGACGCCGGCGTCCCGGCCGGCCCCGTCTACGACGTCGAGGAGGCGCTGACGAATCCACAGGTCGAGGCCCGCGGCACGATCACCGAACTCGAGCACCCCGAACTCGGAACGGTACCGGTCATCGAACACCCGCTGAAGTTCGACCGCGCGGAGACCGGATTCGACCGTGCGCCGCCGCTTCTCGGCGAACACAACCGAGACGTATTCCGGGACCTGGGATACACCGAAGCCGAACTCGACGAGTTGGCCGAAGAAGGCGTCTTCGGCACTCGAGAGGAGGAGTGA
- a CDS encoding TatD family hydrolase encodes MTSSHPTKRPTDAAHLDDRDVDLPTELLNLPWIDVHNHAHTLSWDDRERYALSGCRSMVMVSSGYHWTPYKPVRASDIRYLWDDAINRRAAIERNHFFEAKLGLGIHTGVRIENPDEVLEAMAGYCDLEEVVAIGETGVTPSQHVSSWDLDEQRAIVQSQMELADAHDLPVLLHTPNTSSDSGRSYRPELGTPGYEKNPGLGQEPVIDAENPALEATKIDVEAARDAGLDEERVVASHADGNNTEYLMEETDCYLSYTIGHSWLIGVDAADVADAIDEYGPDRIMIDTDCANVLRTDPFALKRAIFELYRYGIDVDAIRQVVLENPRDVFDIGQ; translated from the coding sequence ATGACCTCATCGCACCCGACCAAGCGTCCGACCGATGCAGCGCATCTCGACGACCGAGACGTCGACCTCCCGACGGAGCTTCTCAACCTCCCGTGGATCGACGTTCACAACCACGCACACACGCTCTCGTGGGACGACCGCGAACGCTACGCCCTCTCGGGGTGTCGATCCATGGTGATGGTCTCCTCGGGCTATCACTGGACGCCGTACAAACCCGTACGAGCGTCCGATATCCGCTATCTCTGGGACGACGCGATCAACCGGCGCGCGGCGATCGAACGGAACCACTTCTTCGAAGCCAAACTCGGATTGGGGATCCACACGGGCGTTCGGATCGAGAACCCTGACGAGGTACTCGAGGCGATGGCCGGCTACTGCGACCTCGAGGAGGTTGTCGCGATCGGCGAAACCGGCGTTACCCCCTCCCAGCACGTTAGTTCGTGGGATCTCGACGAACAGCGTGCGATCGTCCAGTCCCAAATGGAACTTGCGGACGCCCACGACCTGCCGGTACTCCTGCACACGCCGAACACCTCGAGCGATTCGGGTCGTTCCTACCGCCCAGAACTCGGAACGCCGGGCTACGAGAAGAATCCTGGTCTGGGACAGGAACCGGTGATCGACGCCGAGAATCCGGCGCTCGAGGCGACGAAGATCGACGTCGAAGCGGCCCGGGACGCGGGCCTAGACGAGGAGCGAGTCGTCGCCTCACACGCCGACGGTAACAACACCGAGTACCTGATGGAGGAGACCGACTGCTACCTGAGCTACACGATCGGTCACTCGTGGCTGATCGGCGTCGACGCCGCAGATGTCGCCGACGCCATCGACGAGTACGGCCCCGACCGGATCATGATCGACACCGACTGTGCGAACGTCCTGAGAACGGACCCGTTCGCGCTGAAACGAGCAATCTTCGAACTCTATCGTTACGGTATCGACGTGGACGCGATCAGGCAGGTAGTGTTGGAGAACCCGCGCGACGTGTTCGACATCGGCCAGTGA